In the Octopus sinensis linkage group LG17, ASM634580v1, whole genome shotgun sequence genome, one interval contains:
- the LOC115220774 gene encoding PP2C-like domain-containing protein CG9801 isoform X4, with protein MENRQYSTKFDTEIWHGRTHTEVPLVRLAEFSEELFASYSGPDLGLACEEVKNCNDNFHKVAGAQSWNKKDQRAYGLCISLYDQHPIYGKMSGDPIADAFAICCRKNNAIMLIADGVNWGEKSRLAARCALYGSMEYINRKLFQEKTQPASTQEALEILRTSMDAAHRTILKKEGGLTTLCVCLICPVYNSADFAVCCVNVGDSFAYVFSKNNGIREITVGSHDVASERDIRDAGGAIGPVDGENPELQNLTCSLTFVNKGDVVFLTTDGISDNFDPVVTKVAIPRKNTDNNSNDALPTTPDTFEDKPMMEPQERHIYALKEMERIIHEHELLTEETCSAQELCGALVQHVLTLTDSKRKILENPELYRKKKMTSKERKRRDSQIVEQMSKAPGKLDHASIVAYEVGICGEDEEEEEIVLIKESNSVKVSTPNIDCSESSSSSNHEKDLFHPNSISIPVFKKSNPKKFFSKLRNSAATPTSPVSPLTFSLPFLHKKNSSKHFHSVEESEAKTPVSPTSPNLPYPNNQPFYYQTFSYESAV; from the exons aTTGCAATGACAACTTCCACAAAGTCGCCGGGGCACAGTCATGGAACAAAAAAGACCAAAGAGCTTACGGTTTGTGCATCTCGTTATACGACCAACACCCGATTTATGGGAAGATGTCTg GTGATCCAATTGCCGATGCTTTTGCAATTTGTTGCCGAAAAAATAATGCCATTATGCTCATCGCCGACGGTGTGAATTGGGGTGAGAAGTCTCGCCTGGCTGCCCGCTGTGCCCTATATGGCAGCATGGAGTATATTAATCGTAAGCTGTTTCAAGAAAAAACCCAGCCAGCTAGTACACAG GAAGCATTGGAAATATTACGTACATCTATGGATGCTGCTCACAGAACCATCTTAAAGAAAGAAGGGGGCTTGACGACATTATGCGTCTGCCTCATTTGTCCAGTCTACAATTCTGCTGATTTTGCTGTATGTTGTGTTAATGTTGGAGACAGTTTTGCCTACGTTTTCAGCAAAAACAATGGAATTCGAGAAATCACAGTTGGTTCTCATGATGTAGCATCTGAACGTGATATCCGTGATGCTGGGGGAGCAATTGGTCCTGTTGATGGAGAAAACCCGGAATTACAAAATCTCACCTGCTCTTTGACTTTTGTGAATAAAGGTGATGTGGTTTTCCTCACAACTGACGGGATCTCAGACAACTTTGACCCTGTTGTCACCAAAGTTGCAATTCCACGGAAGAACACTGATAACAACTCTAATGATGCTCTGCCAACGACCCCTGATACTTTTGAAGATAAACCTATGATGGAACCACAAGAACGACATATCTATGCACTAAAAGAAATGGAACGAATAATTCATGAACATGAACTATTAACTGAAGAGACATGTTCTGCCCAGGAACTCTGTGGAGCCCTTGTGCAGCATGTATTAACTTTGACTGattccaaaagaaaaattcttgaaaatccagagttatatagaaagaaaaaaatgacttcGAAGGAGCGTAAGCGTAGAGACTCACAAATTGTTGAACAGATGTCTAAGGCTCCTGGCAAACTTGACCATGCTTCAATTGTTGCCTATGAAGTGGGCATTTGTGgtgaagatgaggaggaagaggaaattgTGCTCATTAAGGAGAGCAATTCCGTTAAGGTCAGTACTCCAAACATTGACTGTTCCGAATCTTCATCATCTTCCAATCATGAGAAAGATCTTTTTCATCCAAACTCCATTTCCAtcccagtttttaaaaaatctaaccCTAAAAAATTCTTCTCCAAACTTCGCAATTCTGCTGCCACTCCCACATCCCCTGTTTCCCCACTCACATTCTCATTGCCGTTTCTTCATAAGAAAAACTCTTCCAAACATTTTCACTCTGTAGAGGAATCTGAAGCCAAAACACCAGTCTCTCCTACTTCTCCAAATCTACCGTACCCCAACAACCAGCCTTTCTACTATCAAACGTTCTCTTACGAATCAGCCGTATGA